In Rhodovulum sulfidophilum DSM 1374, the following are encoded in one genomic region:
- a CDS encoding mevalonate kinase family protein: MSAEPVPATLPEDASRAHAPGKIILSGEHAVVYGAPALAVAVAIYTEVWFRPIHPSDGLKTVFEQVSQGAFYPLSRLGHFKQSLDRRFDSFLRGELKVQQILQRPDDLIVYTLMSLAQRLPMPGKSPGHCLPVPGQLGGTSALPLGAGMGSSASIIAATMVLYETLLDRLHSTEERFEWVRFCERLQHGKGGAIDAAAVTHGGAVRVQGDSRHAPAIAPGHGIWRGDGWYWVLHGKPDSSTGECVAAVREAHGDDQALWQGFEACTDAFQAALETDSSPLESLRENHRLLRRIGVVPEAAARFVEEVELAGGAAKICGAGSIRGDHGGVILVHQPDAPAMARLMEGHPDLRWAPLHVAPAGAAFGAPQ; this comes from the coding sequence ATGAGCGCCGAGCCCGTCCCCGCGACCCTGCCCGAGGATGCCTCGCGCGCCCATGCGCCGGGCAAGATCATCCTTTCGGGCGAACATGCCGTCGTCTATGGCGCGCCCGCGCTGGCGGTGGCGGTGGCGATCTATACCGAGGTCTGGTTCCGCCCGATCCATCCCAGCGACGGGCTGAAGACGGTGTTCGAGCAGGTCTCGCAGGGTGCGTTCTATCCGCTGTCGCGGCTGGGGCATTTCAAGCAGTCGCTCGACCGCCGCTTCGATTCCTTCCTGCGCGGCGAGCTGAAGGTGCAGCAGATCCTGCAACGCCCCGACGATCTGATCGTCTATACGCTGATGTCGCTGGCGCAGCGGCTGCCGATGCCGGGCAAGAGCCCGGGCCATTGCCTGCCGGTACCGGGCCAGCTTGGCGGCACCAGCGCGCTGCCGCTGGGCGCGGGCATGGGCTCGTCGGCCTCGATCATCGCGGCGACGATGGTGCTTTATGAAACCCTGCTCGACCGGCTGCACAGCACCGAGGAGCGCTTCGAATGGGTGCGCTTCTGCGAGCGGCTCCAGCATGGCAAGGGCGGGGCCATCGACGCGGCCGCCGTCACCCATGGCGGCGCGGTCCGGGTCCAGGGCGACAGCCGTCATGCGCCCGCCATCGCGCCCGGCCACGGGATCTGGCGCGGCGATGGCTGGTACTGGGTGCTGCATGGCAAGCCCGACAGCTCGACCGGCGAATGCGTGGCGGCCGTGCGCGAGGCCCATGGCGACGATCAGGCACTGTGGCAGGGCTTCGAGGCCTGCACCGACGCCTTCCAGGCCGCGCTCGAGACCGACAGTTCGCCGCTGGAAAGCCTGCGCGAGAACCACCGCCTGCTGCGCCGGATCGGCGTCGTGCCCGAGGCTGCGGCGCGGTTCGTCGAGGAGGTCGAGCTTGCGGGCGGCGCGGCCAAGATCTGCGGCGCGGGCTCGATCCGGGGCGATCATGGCGGGGTGATCCTCGTCCATCAGCCCGACGCCCCGGCGATGGCCCGGCTGATGGAGGGCCATCCCGACCTGCGCTGGGCGCCGCTTCATGTCGCGCCCGCGGGGGCCGCCTTCGGAGCGCCGCAATGA
- a CDS encoding TRAP transporter small permease subunit, translating to MTTLARYITALNRGLFGLAKWLVYAIVALMLWEVVQRYFLSHPTSWAPELATLVFGPFFLLGGPYMLHTGGHVAVDILSSRASGGMARALHLAGLALAAAFGLILLWFSLPLVLQSISYGETSYSAWNPVVWPAKAFLPLAAGLLVLQALADAILAFGAEDAA from the coding sequence ATGACGACACTGGCCCGGTACATCACCGCCCTCAACCGGGGCCTTTTCGGCCTTGCGAAATGGCTGGTCTACGCCATCGTGGCGCTGATGCTGTGGGAGGTGGTGCAGCGCTACTTCCTTTCGCATCCGACCTCCTGGGCGCCCGAGCTCGCGACGCTGGTCTTCGGGCCGTTCTTCCTGCTGGGCGGGCCCTACATGCTGCATACCGGCGGCCATGTCGCGGTCGACATCCTGTCGTCGCGGGCAAGCGGAGGCATGGCGCGGGCGCTGCATCTGGCGGGGCTGGCGCTGGCGGCGGCCTTCGGGCTGATCCTCCTGTGGTTCAGCCTGCCGCTGGTGCTGCAATCCATAAGCTATGGCGAGACCAGCTATTCGGCCTGGAACCCGGTGGTCTGGCCCGCCAAGGCCTTCCTGCCGCTCGCTGCGGGACTGCTGGTTCTGCAGGCGCTGGCCGATGCCATCCTGGCCTTCGGGGCGGAGGATGCCGCGTGA
- a CDS encoding TRAP transporter large permease gives MIESSLVLVFMFTALVAFMLSGAGLAFVLGAIAFISTILLWGPSALIVAVLNTFETMTSEALMAIPLYVLMASILEKSGIIEALYEAMEIWFSRLNGGLAVGTIAICTILAAMTGVVGAAVAAMGILALPSMLARGYHPPLALGAICAGGTLGILIPPSVVTIVYAITAQMSIGQMFAAGIVPGLILAGSYSAYVLIRTWLNPALAPKPADAPQLPLGEKLARLKSLVLPGIVVLGVLGSIYAGLATPTEAAAVGVLGAALSALVTRKLSLPMLSEAAGDTLRVTAMILWITIGARAFVSVFAATGGADSLLGFVEGLETSRWVVLGTMVLVLIFLGLFLDEIGTILLCVPVFLPIVKALGFDPLWFGVLFMITAQMAYITPPFGYTLFYLKGVLPPGLGIGQVYRGIVPFFLIQLGVLVLFALFPELVTWLPETLLPSLK, from the coding sequence GTGATCGAAAGCTCGCTTGTCCTCGTCTTCATGTTCACCGCGCTCGTGGCCTTCATGCTCAGCGGCGCGGGGCTTGCCTTCGTCCTCGGTGCCATCGCCTTCATCTCGACCATCCTTCTATGGGGGCCTTCGGCGCTGATCGTCGCGGTGCTGAACACCTTCGAGACGATGACCTCCGAGGCGCTGATGGCGATCCCGCTTTACGTGCTGATGGCCTCGATCCTGGAAAAATCGGGCATCATCGAGGCGCTCTACGAGGCGATGGAAATCTGGTTCTCGCGGCTCAATGGCGGGCTTGCGGTCGGCACCATCGCGATCTGCACCATCCTGGCCGCGATGACCGGCGTCGTCGGCGCGGCGGTGGCGGCGATGGGGATCCTGGCGCTGCCCTCGATGCTGGCGCGGGGCTATCACCCGCCGCTGGCGCTGGGTGCGATCTGCGCGGGTGGCACGCTGGGCATCCTGATCCCGCCCTCGGTGGTGACGATCGTCTATGCCATCACCGCCCAGATGTCGATCGGCCAGATGTTCGCCGCGGGCATCGTGCCGGGGCTGATCCTCGCGGGCAGCTATTCGGCCTATGTGCTGATCCGGACCTGGCTCAATCCCGCGCTGGCGCCGAAGCCCGCCGACGCGCCGCAATTGCCGCTGGGCGAAAAGCTGGCCCGGCTGAAAAGCCTCGTGCTGCCCGGTATCGTGGTGCTGGGCGTTCTGGGCTCGATCTATGCCGGGCTTGCGACGCCCACCGAGGCCGCGGCGGTCGGGGTGCTCGGCGCTGCCCTATCGGCGCTGGTCACGCGCAAGCTGAGCCTGCCGATGCTGTCCGAGGCGGCCGGAGACACGCTTCGGGTGACGGCGATGATCCTCTGGATCACCATCGGCGCGCGGGCCTTCGTGTCGGTCTTTGCCGCGACCGGCGGGGCGGATTCGCTGCTGGGCTTCGTCGAGGGGCTCGAGACCTCGCGCTGGGTGGTGCTGGGCACGATGGTGCTGGTCCTGATCTTCCTCGGGCTCTTTCTCGACGAGATCGGCACCATCCTTCTGTGCGTTCCGGTCTTCCTGCCCATCGTCAAGGCGCTGGGCTTCGATCCGCTCTGGTTCGGGGTTCTGTTCATGATCACCGCGCAGATGGCCTATATCACGCCGCCCTTCGGCTATACGCTGTTCTACCTCAAGGGGGTGCTGCCGCCGGGGCTCGGCATCGGTCAGGTCTATCGCGGCATCGTTCCCTTCTTCCTGATCCAGCTTGGCGTGCTTGTCCTGTTCGCCCTGTTCCCCGAGCTTGTGACCTGGCTGCCCGAAACCCTGCTGCCGAGCCTGAAATGA
- a CDS encoding mevalonate kinase family protein yields the protein MRVSAPGSIMITGEHAVVYGHPAIVAAIEQRIAIEVSPLPERRLEIVSEIAEPASVELDRMEVGGPYRFVLAAAARFAGRLPCGARLEIRSEIDPTLGLGSSAAVTVAALGAFARLSGAPTGDLHADALAVVRRIQGRGSGADLAASLMGGMTAYCLGPGMLSGTPPGDARARIEPLPMPPALALRYAGYKTPTAEVLARIARAMEGREAEFAALYDRMGECASAAIAAARAQDWTGFGAALARYQGQMAELGVSDETLDRIIADARAMPGLLAAKISGSGLGDCVLALGARPEGFTPVVVAEEGLVIDD from the coding sequence ATGAGGGTTTCTGCCCCCGGCTCGATCATGATCACCGGCGAACATGCGGTGGTCTATGGCCATCCCGCCATCGTCGCGGCCATCGAGCAGCGCATCGCCATCGAGGTCAGCCCGCTGCCGGAACGCCGGCTCGAGATCGTCTCGGAAATCGCCGAACCGGCCTCGGTGGAGCTCGACCGGATGGAGGTCGGGGGGCCCTATCGCTTCGTGCTGGCCGCGGCCGCGCGCTTTGCCGGGCGTCTGCCCTGCGGGGCGCGGCTGGAGATCCGTTCCGAGATCGACCCGACGCTGGGGCTCGGGTCCTCGGCCGCAGTGACGGTGGCCGCCCTCGGGGCCTTCGCCCGGCTTAGCGGCGCGCCGACCGGGGATCTGCATGCCGACGCACTGGCGGTCGTGCGGCGGATCCAGGGCCGGGGCAGCGGCGCGGATCTGGCCGCAAGCCTCATGGGCGGCATGACCGCCTATTGCCTTGGCCCCGGGATGCTGAGCGGGACGCCGCCCGGCGACGCCCGCGCCCGGATCGAGCCGCTGCCGATGCCGCCCGCGCTTGCCCTGCGCTATGCGGGCTACAAGACGCCCACGGCCGAGGTGCTGGCCCGGATCGCCCGGGCGATGGAGGGCCGCGAGGCCGAATTCGCCGCGCTTTACGACCGGATGGGGGAATGCGCGTCGGCCGCGATTGCGGCGGCCCGGGCGCAGGACTGGACCGGCTTCGGTGCCGCGCTGGCCCGCTATCAGGGCCAGATGGCCGAGCTTGGGGTCTCTGACGAGACGCTGGACCGGATCATCGCCGATGCCCGCGCCATGCCGGGCCTGCTGGCGGCCAAGATTTCGGGCTCGGGGCTGGGCGATTGCGTGCTGGCGCTGGGGGCGCGGCCCGAGGGCTTCACGCCGGTCGTCGTGGCAGAAGAGGGACTTGTGATAGATGACTGA